The Aureispira anguillae genome contains a region encoding:
- the pckA gene encoding phosphoenolpyruvate carboxykinase (ATP) yields the protein MKNVGLKNPNADLTTLGLKNVTAYWNLPVPELVERTIAMGEGVLADSGALVIRTGEFTGRSPKDRFIVKDAITTNTVDWNDINMPFDSDKFDALYNKVTAYLEDKDVYVRDAYACADENYRLTLRLVAQKPWSAMFACNMFMRPSKEEIKNADPEWTILCAPEFMAVADEDGTRQHNFAIINFTRKVILIGGTGYTGEIKKGIFSVLNYVLPHNRNVLSMHCSSNVGESGDTAVFFGLSGTGKTTLSADPKRNLIGDDEHGWSNEGVFNFEGGCYAKTIDLSAEKEPEIYNAIKFGAILENIKFHEGTRTPDYENIDITQNTRVSYPIHHIDNALEPSKGGIPKNIFFLTCDAFGVLPPISKLTPGQAMYHFISGYTAKVAGTEAGITEPVTVFSACFGAPFLPLHPTQYAEMLGTKMKEHNVNVWLINTGWSGGSYGVGNRMKLKYTRSMITAALNGALDNVEFSTLPVFGLNMPNTCPNVPDEVLNPRNTWEDQAAYDSKAQELAVGFVNNFEQYKAQANEEIMAAAPKATATA from the coding sequence ATGAAGAACGTAGGTCTTAAAAATCCCAACGCAGATTTAACTACGCTTGGTCTGAAAAATGTAACCGCTTACTGGAATTTACCTGTTCCTGAACTAGTAGAACGTACTATTGCTATGGGTGAAGGCGTCTTGGCTGATTCTGGTGCACTTGTTATCAGAACAGGGGAGTTTACTGGACGTTCACCCAAAGATCGCTTCATTGTAAAGGATGCAATTACTACGAATACAGTGGACTGGAATGATATTAACATGCCTTTTGATTCTGATAAATTTGATGCTTTATACAATAAGGTTACTGCTTATTTAGAGGATAAAGATGTCTATGTACGTGATGCTTATGCTTGTGCAGATGAAAACTACCGTCTAACACTTCGATTAGTAGCTCAAAAACCTTGGTCTGCTATGTTTGCTTGTAACATGTTTATGCGTCCAAGCAAGGAGGAAATAAAAAATGCAGATCCAGAATGGACTATTTTGTGTGCGCCTGAATTTATGGCTGTTGCAGACGAAGACGGCACTCGTCAACATAATTTTGCAATCATTAATTTTACTCGTAAAGTAATCCTAATTGGTGGTACAGGTTATACTGGCGAAATCAAAAAGGGCATCTTCTCTGTTTTAAATTATGTTTTGCCACACAACAGAAATGTGTTGTCAATGCATTGTTCTTCTAATGTTGGAGAATCAGGAGATACTGCTGTATTTTTTGGGCTTTCTGGAACAGGTAAAACAACGCTTTCTGCTGATCCTAAACGAAACCTAATTGGCGATGACGAGCACGGTTGGTCTAACGAAGGGGTCTTCAATTTTGAAGGAGGATGTTATGCCAAAACAATTGATCTGTCTGCTGAAAAAGAACCAGAAATTTATAATGCGATTAAATTTGGAGCCATCTTAGAAAATATCAAGTTTCATGAAGGTACTCGTACCCCCGACTATGAAAACATTGATATTACTCAAAACACTCGTGTTTCTTATCCTATCCATCATATCGATAATGCACTAGAACCTTCTAAAGGAGGAATTCCTAAAAATATTTTCTTTTTGACTTGTGATGCATTTGGTGTTTTGCCTCCCATTTCAAAATTGACTCCAGGACAAGCAATGTACCACTTTATTTCAGGTTACACGGCTAAAGTAGCTGGAACAGAAGCAGGGATTACAGAGCCAGTAACTGTATTTTCGGCTTGTTTTGGTGCTCCTTTCCTTCCTTTGCATCCTACTCAGTATGCTGAGATGTTAGGAACTAAAATGAAAGAGCATAATGTAAATGTATGGCTAATCAACACAGGTTGGTCTGGTGGCTCTTATGGTGTAGGTAATCGTATGAAATTAAAGTATACTCGTTCGATGATTACTGCTGCATTAAATGGAGCACTAGATAATGTTGAGTTTTCTACGCTTCCTGTTTTTGGGCTCAATATGCCAAATACCTGTCCTAATGTTCCTGATGAAGTACTTAATCCTAGAAATACTTGGGAAGATCAGGCTGCTTATGATAGCAAAGCTCAAGAATTAGCTGTTGGTTTTGTCAACAACTTTGAACAATACAAAGCTCAAGCTAACGAAGAGATTATGGCTGCAGCTCCTAAAGCTACAGCAACGGCTTAA
- a CDS encoding pyridoxal phosphate-dependent aminotransferase, translating into MPITSKRVINTPASPIRRLVPYAEAAKKRGLHVFHLNIGQPDIKTPDTGVKALQEADLGVIAYSHSAGILSYREKLVDFYGRYGITTNTDQMIVTNGGSEALLFAILTCADAGDEIIVPEPFYANYNGFAKSLDINIIPITANIENGFALPPIEAFEEKITSKTKAILICNPSNPTGYLYSVEELEKLRTIVQKHDLFLIADEVYRDFCYEGQQHTSILAIEGMEEHAVMVDSISKRYSACGARMGVVVSKNATFMEEAMKLAQARLSPSTLAQILAEGLIDTPQSYFGEVTEEYDNRRKTVIRRLQGMEGVVCPNPKGAFYAFVKFPVDNCDKFCQWLLEEFSHNGQTVMMAPGAGFYGTDGLGTQEARIAYVLNSDDLNAAMDCLEEALKVYPGRIKENKVELNVN; encoded by the coding sequence ATGCCAATAACATCAAAACGAGTTATTAATACTCCTGCTTCTCCCATTCGTCGATTAGTACCTTATGCAGAAGCCGCAAAAAAAAGAGGTTTACATGTATTTCACCTCAATATTGGACAACCAGATATTAAGACGCCTGATACTGGTGTAAAGGCACTTCAAGAGGCAGACTTAGGTGTTATTGCCTATTCTCATTCGGCAGGGATTCTCTCCTACCGTGAAAAATTGGTAGACTTTTACGGTCGTTATGGAATAACAACCAATACTGACCAAATGATTGTTACCAATGGAGGTTCAGAAGCCCTATTATTTGCAATCCTTACTTGTGCAGATGCAGGAGATGAAATTATTGTTCCAGAACCTTTTTATGCCAACTATAATGGCTTTGCAAAAAGTTTAGATATTAATATTATTCCAATTACAGCAAATATCGAAAACGGGTTTGCTTTGCCTCCTATAGAAGCGTTTGAAGAGAAAATCACCTCAAAAACAAAAGCGATCTTAATTTGCAACCCTAGTAATCCTACAGGGTATCTATATTCGGTTGAAGAATTAGAAAAATTAAGAACAATTGTTCAAAAACATGACTTGTTTTTGATTGCGGATGAAGTATACCGTGATTTTTGTTATGAAGGTCAACAGCATACTTCTATTTTGGCCATTGAAGGTATGGAAGAACATGCTGTTATGGTAGATTCTATATCTAAGCGTTATAGTGCTTGTGGCGCTCGTATGGGGGTGGTTGTTTCTAAAAATGCTACTTTTATGGAAGAAGCAATGAAATTGGCACAGGCTCGCTTGAGCCCTTCTACTTTAGCACAAATTCTTGCCGAAGGGCTTATTGATACTCCTCAAAGTTATTTTGGAGAGGTAACAGAGGAATATGATAACCGTCGCAAAACGGTTATCCGTCGCTTACAAGGAATGGAAGGGGTTGTTTGCCCCAACCCCAAAGGTGCATTTTATGCTTTTGTAAAATTCCCAGTAGATAATTGTGATAAGTTTTGTCAGTGGTTGCTAGAAGAGTTTAGTCACAATGGGCAAACTGTTATGATGGCTCCTGGTGCTGGTTTTTATGGTACCGATGGACTAGGTACGCAAGAGGCTCGTATTGCTTATGTATTAAATTCAGATGATTTGAATGCTGCAATGGATTGTCTAGAAGAAGCTCTAAAGGTATATCCTGGTCGCATAAAGGAAAATAAAGTAGAACTAAATGTAAATTAA
- a CDS encoding saccharopine dehydrogenase family protein — protein MNKIIVLGAGMVGSAMAIDLSKKHQVTLTDLNQITLDKVHQQHPILKIQQLDVTDKAALVDAIKVYDLVICAVPGFLGFETLKTIITAKMNVIDISFFPENALELDALAKANQVTAIVDCGVAPGMDNIILGYYNELLEITDFECLVGGLPKIKKWPFCYKAPFSPIDVIEEYTRPARYVEAGTIVVREPLTDCEYIDFDGIGTLESFNSDGLRSILFTMSHIPNLKEKTLRYPGHVEYIRVLKESGFFNTEEINVNGVMVRPLDFSSQILFKEWKLLPQEEELTVMQVNIKGKDETGQTKTVVYNLYDEYCTSTQTSSMARTTGYTATAAANLFLEGIFTEKGVFPPELVGKDEVCFNYFLNYLKERNVHYKRTIT, from the coding sequence ATGAACAAAATTATTGTGTTAGGTGCTGGTATGGTTGGTAGTGCAATGGCCATTGATTTATCCAAAAAACACCAAGTCACCCTAACTGACCTAAATCAGATCACACTCGACAAAGTGCATCAGCAACACCCCATTCTAAAAATACAACAGCTAGACGTTACCGACAAAGCTGCTTTAGTTGATGCTATCAAGGTTTATGATTTAGTAATTTGTGCAGTTCCAGGCTTTTTAGGGTTTGAAACACTCAAAACTATTATAACGGCCAAGATGAATGTGATTGATATTTCTTTTTTTCCTGAGAATGCATTGGAGTTAGATGCCTTGGCAAAAGCCAACCAAGTGACTGCGATTGTTGATTGTGGAGTCGCTCCTGGAATGGACAATATTATTTTGGGATATTATAATGAGCTTTTAGAAATTACAGATTTTGAATGTTTAGTTGGGGGCTTACCCAAAATAAAAAAATGGCCTTTTTGCTATAAAGCGCCTTTTTCTCCGATTGATGTTATTGAAGAATACACCCGTCCTGCTCGTTATGTTGAAGCAGGTACCATTGTTGTGCGTGAACCGCTTACCGACTGTGAATATATAGATTTTGACGGAATAGGAACCCTAGAGTCCTTTAATTCAGATGGCTTACGTTCTATCTTATTTACGATGTCACATATCCCTAACTTAAAAGAAAAAACATTGCGTTATCCTGGTCATGTAGAATACATTCGGGTACTCAAAGAAAGTGGATTCTTTAATACAGAAGAAATTAATGTAAATGGAGTAATGGTTCGACCTTTAGACTTTAGCAGCCAAATTTTATTTAAAGAGTGGAAACTCTTGCCCCAAGAAGAAGAACTTACTGTAATGCAAGTAAACATAAAAGGGAAAGACGAAACGGGGCAAACCAAGACTGTTGTTTATAATCTATACGATGAATATTGCACTAGCACACAAACTTCTTCTATGGCACGAACAACAGGTTATACCGCCACAGCAGCAGCTAATTTATTCCTAGAAGGTATTTTTACTGAGAAAGGTGTTTTCCCTCCAGAACTCGTTGGCAAGGACGAAGTTTGCTTTAATTACTTCCTCAACTACTTAAAAGAACGCAACGTTCACTATAAACGAACAATAACATAG
- a CDS encoding tRNA1(Val) (adenine(37)-N6)-methyltransferase: MKIGTDGVLLGAWAAIAQASSILDIGTGTGLLALMAAQRNNLANIHAIEIEEQAYLQAAENITLSKWSQRIQIFHQSIQAYTTNFSLPLYDSIISNPPYFKIEASTNILDQARRQARSTDTLSFDALLDCVQQLLNPLGNFSVILPIKEGKSFAQLAIEKGFYLKRCIEVIPRIGKPSNRLLLELVLSPSECQLGELIIRREGKNNHNYTSEFEQLHKDFLLRL, from the coding sequence ATGAAAATTGGCACTGATGGTGTATTACTAGGAGCTTGGGCAGCTATTGCTCAAGCTTCTTCTATTCTTGATATTGGAACAGGAACTGGTCTGTTAGCACTCATGGCAGCACAGCGAAATAACTTAGCAAATATCCATGCTATAGAAATAGAAGAACAGGCTTATCTTCAAGCAGCGGAAAACATAACGCTAAGTAAATGGTCACAACGTATTCAAATATTTCACCAGTCTATCCAAGCTTACACCACAAATTTTTCTCTTCCTCTATACGATAGCATTATTTCTAACCCTCCTTACTTCAAAATTGAGGCTAGTACCAATATTCTAGACCAAGCCAGACGACAAGCCAGAAGTACAGATACATTAAGTTTTGATGCTTTATTAGATTGTGTCCAACAACTTCTTAACCCTCTGGGCAATTTTTCCGTTATTTTGCCTATTAAAGAAGGGAAATCCTTTGCTCAATTGGCCATCGAAAAAGGCTTTTATCTCAAACGTTGTATAGAAGTTATACCTCGAATTGGAAAACCTAGCAATCGTCTATTGCTTGAACTCGTATTATCTCCTTCAGAATGCCAACTCGGAGAGCTTATTATTCGCCGAGAAGGAAAAAATAATCACAACTATACTTCAGAGTTTGAGCAACTCCACAAAGATTTTTTATTGAGGCTCTAA
- a CDS encoding DUF2158 domain-containing protein: MPAVGDVVRLKSGGPDMIIIYVFQDGEGSRDKLGAIKGFGPGDVTCEWQQQINEDNFKNKKESFKAATLVYTDGTPLPVED, from the coding sequence ATGCCAGCAGTAGGAGATGTAGTTCGGCTCAAATCTGGAGGTCCAGATATGATTATTATTTACGTTTTTCAAGATGGAGAAGGATCTCGTGACAAACTAGGCGCAATAAAAGGTTTTGGTCCCGGCGATGTTACTTGCGAATGGCAACAACAAATCAATGAGGACAACTTTAAAAACAAAAAAGAATCCTTTAAAGCTGCAACACTAGTTTATACCGATGGGACTCCCCTTCCTGTTGAAGATTAA